GCAAAGGCAGGGTCGACCGCTGCGGCGACGGCGGCGTAGCGCCCCCCGTTCGAGGAGCCCATCGCGACGACGGGAACGCCGTGCCGGCCCGCCAGCACCTGCCGTGCTGCCGAGAGATCGGCGACGATCCGGTAGTACTGCGGCCACTCGCCGCCGGCGAACCGCCGGTAGTCCTGTTCGATATTAAGCGGCTCGCCCGGAGTATCGCCGCCGTTCCCGCGAATATCCACCGCAAGGAACAGAATCCCCGCCTCTGCGTACCGGATCGCCCGCTCGCGGTGGGCTTCGGCGGGGACACCCGCCCCCGGAGCGTAGACGATGCCCATAACCGGCCGGGCCGGCTCTGCGAGGATGGCGTGGACGTCCGCATCGCCGCTCCGGTAGACAAGATCGGTGAGGGCGACGTTGCCCCGCTCCTCGAGAACGGCCTCTCCAGCCACCTCCGGCGGCGGTGCCGTAATGGTGAGATGCCCGTCCCCGTCGACGGCGTAGGAGGGCTCCTCCGGCGGCGGTGCAGCGAGGCAGCCCGCCCCGAGCAGCAGCAGGACGACAAGGACGAGAAGAGGCCGCATGGCGATCACACCAGGCAGCGGTAGGCGAGGCAGATCGTCTTGGCGTCGACGATCTCCCCGTCCTCGATCATCCGGCGGACGTCGGCGGCGGGCACTTTGACGACCTCGATCAGCTCGTCGTCGTCCATCCCGTACTCGTCGGAGAGGGAGAGGTCGCGGGC
This sequence is a window from Methanoculleus taiwanensis. Protein-coding genes within it:
- a CDS encoding alpha/beta hydrolase, whose amino-acid sequence is MRPLLVLVVLLLLGAGCLAAPPPEEPSYAVDGDGHLTITAPPPEVAGEAVLEERGNVALTDLVYRSGDADVHAILAEPARPVMGIVYAPGAGVPAEAHRERAIRYAEAGILFLAVDIRGNGGDTPGEPLNIEQDYRRFAGGEWPQYYRIVADLSAARQVLAGRHGVPVVAMGSSNGGRYAAVAAAVDPAFAGYIGISTSGFGLAGDGYTGDARRFLLSIDPDCSVGSIAPRPVVIYHAENDPIIPFGDGRALFERAAEPKAFFVFNGSHGIAGEVDDSVIAESAQFYGNAG